One Methylomonas sp. LL1 DNA window includes the following coding sequences:
- the ubiE gene encoding bifunctional demethylmenaquinone methyltransferase/2-methoxy-6-polyprenyl-1,4-benzoquinol methylase UbiE has translation MTNDNTTHFGFKQVPKQEKVALVRGVFDSVASQYDVMNDLMSLGIHRIWKRVAVQLANIREGDHVLDLAGGTGDLTTLFEKRVGKSGQVVLADINAAMLRTGRDRLINRGLAGNIRYAQVNAECLPFADNTFDCVCIGFGLRNVTDKDAALRSMYRVLKPGGRVIVLEFSHPIDPITEKVYDFYSFNLLPKIGAIVAKDEDSYRYLAESIRMHPKQDELKRMMEEAGLERCEYFNMTQGIVAVHRGYKF, from the coding sequence ATGACAAACGACAACACCACCCATTTCGGTTTTAAACAAGTTCCCAAGCAGGAAAAGGTCGCGCTGGTACGCGGTGTCTTCGATTCGGTTGCCAGCCAGTATGACGTGATGAACGATTTGATGTCGCTGGGCATCCACCGGATCTGGAAACGGGTGGCGGTACAGCTGGCGAATATTCGCGAGGGCGATCACGTGCTGGATTTGGCCGGCGGTACCGGCGATTTGACCACGCTGTTCGAAAAACGGGTCGGCAAGAGCGGTCAAGTGGTGCTGGCCGACATCAATGCCGCCATGTTGCGCACCGGCCGCGATAGGTTGATCAATCGCGGATTGGCCGGCAATATCCGTTATGCCCAAGTCAACGCCGAATGCCTGCCGTTTGCCGACAACACCTTCGATTGCGTTTGTATTGGTTTCGGTTTGCGTAACGTTACCGACAAGGATGCGGCGCTGCGCTCCATGTATCGGGTGCTAAAGCCGGGCGGGCGGGTAATCGTGCTGGAGTTTTCTCATCCCATCGATCCGATCACCGAAAAGGTCTACGATTTTTACTCGTTTAACCTGCTGCCGAAAATCGGTGCCATCGTTGCCAAGGATGAAGACAGCTACCGTTATCTGGCCGAATCGATCCGCATGCATCCCAAACAGGACGAATTGAAGCGGATGATGGAAGAAGCCGGCCTGGAGCGTTGCGAGTATTTCAATATGACCCAGGGCATCGTGGCCGTGCATAGAGGTTATAAGTTTTAA
- a CDS encoding gamma-butyrobetaine hydroxylase-like domain-containing protein produces the protein MRLKITPCHCSPTEIKLHKLSAVLEIHFDDGSIFEMPSEYLRVYTQSAEAVGHGPGQETLQIGKQDVSITDIRPVGNYAIALTFSDGHNSGIYSWDLLYKLGSEFPLLWSAYLEQLSAAGISRKSPSNH, from the coding sequence ATGCGCCTAAAAATAACGCCCTGTCATTGCTCGCCGACCGAAATCAAGCTGCACAAACTGTCGGCGGTATTGGAAATCCATTTCGACGACGGCAGTATTTTCGAAATGCCCAGCGAATATCTGCGGGTTTATACCCAGTCCGCCGAGGCCGTCGGCCACGGTCCGGGTCAGGAAACGCTGCAAATCGGCAAGCAGGATGTCTCGATAACCGATATTCGGCCGGTGGGGAATTACGCCATTGCGCTGACCTTTAGCGACGGCCATAACAGCGGGATTTATTCCTGGGATTTATTGTATAAATTAGGCTCGGAATTTCCATTGCTGTGGTCCGCCTATCTCGAGCAACTTTCGGCCGCCGGCATCAGCCGCAAATCGCCCTCAAACCATTAA
- a CDS encoding type II toxin-antitoxin system ParD family antitoxin, producing MATTSLSLGEHWENFIRSEIASGRYGSASEVVRDALRELEERKYKLAALRTHLAEGAAQASKGEFVQDYTVAALIRELDNEG from the coding sequence ATGGCTACTACTAGCTTGAGTCTTGGGGAACATTGGGAAAACTTTATTAGGAGTGAAATCGCCAGTGGCCGCTACGGCTCGGCAAGTGAGGTTGTGCGGGATGCTTTGCGGGAACTTGAGGAACGCAAGTATAAACTAGCAGCGTTACGAACGCATCTTGCAGAGGGCGCTGCGCAAGCCAGTAAAGGTGAATTTGTACAGGATTATACTGTTGCCGCCCTTATTAGGGAGCTGGATAACGAGGGGTAA
- a CDS encoding ubiquinone biosynthesis accessory factor UbiJ — MTGNLSHIKPLLIGALETAFNGYLGLDEHLEQLLAPMAGKVIAVHITPFDETLYLCPTHDRIQFLGNYAGEVDAGLSGSLSALGLMGLSATPMRALFKGEVRIEGDTQLAHKLQRLFEKLDINLEAKLARYTGDRFAQRLSGLLRGSRDWTQHTLTSFRLNLEEFLQEETRDLPAKAEAELMFQRIDACRSDVDRLNARIERLAAGLNKAS, encoded by the coding sequence ATGACCGGTAATTTGAGTCATATCAAACCCTTATTGATCGGTGCCTTGGAAACTGCTTTTAATGGTTATCTGGGGTTGGACGAGCATCTGGAGCAATTACTGGCGCCGATGGCCGGTAAAGTGATAGCGGTCCATATCACTCCTTTCGACGAAACCCTTTACCTGTGTCCGACTCATGACAGAATCCAGTTTCTGGGAAATTATGCCGGCGAGGTCGATGCCGGTTTAAGCGGTTCGCTGTCGGCGCTGGGATTGATGGGGTTAAGTGCCACGCCGATGCGTGCGCTGTTCAAGGGCGAAGTCCGGATCGAAGGCGATACTCAACTTGCCCATAAATTACAGCGTTTGTTCGAAAAGCTGGACATCAATCTGGAAGCCAAACTGGCGCGTTACACCGGCGACCGTTTTGCTCAGCGCTTGAGTGGCTTGCTGCGCGGCAGCCGAGACTGGACCCAGCACACCTTGACCAGTTTTCGCTTGAATCTGGAAGAGTTTCTGCAGGAAGAAACTCGCGACTTACCCGCCAAGGCCGAAGCCGAACTGATGTTCCAACGGATCGATGCCTGCCGTTCCGATGTCGACCGGCTTAATGCTCGGATCGAGCGTTTGGCCGCCGGCCTGAATAAAGCCTCCTAG
- a CDS encoding 2-isopropylmalate synthase: protein MKDKLIIFDTTLRDGEQSPGASMTRDEKVRIARALERMKVDVIEAGFPAASQGDFEAVQAVADVIKDSTVCGLARALDKDIDRAGEALKGAQSSRIHTFIATSPIHMQMKLNMQPDQVIEYAVRAVKRARQYTDNVEFSPEDAGRSEEDFLCRILEAVIDAGATTLNIPDTVGYSMPQQFGATIANLIKRIPNSDKAIFSVHCHNDLGLAVANSLSAVMNGARQVECTINGLGERAGNASLEEVVMAIRTRQDFFLCDTRLDTREIVTCSKLVSSITGFPVQPNKAIVGANAFAHESGIHQDGVLKNRETYEIMRAEDVGWTTNRMVLGKHSGRNAFKTRMAELGVDFAGEAELNDAFFRFKQLADKKHEIFDEDLQALISEQGFEAEDEHIKLVALKVCSETGEVPNATVTIRIDGKEMTGCAQGGGAVDASLKAIESLVKTGATLALYSVNNITNGTDAQGEVTVRLEHAGRIVNGSGADTDIVIASAKAYINAVNKLQSGDQRQHPQKGDV, encoded by the coding sequence ATGAAAGACAAATTGATAATTTTCGATACCACTTTGCGCGATGGCGAGCAAAGTCCCGGTGCGTCGATGACGCGCGACGAAAAAGTGCGGATTGCCAGGGCGCTGGAGCGGATGAAAGTCGACGTGATCGAGGCCGGTTTTCCGGCCGCCAGCCAGGGCGATTTCGAAGCTGTGCAGGCGGTGGCCGATGTGATTAAAGACAGCACGGTATGCGGTTTGGCGCGGGCGCTGGACAAGGATATCGACCGGGCCGGCGAAGCCTTGAAAGGCGCGCAAAGCTCGCGCATTCACACCTTTATCGCTACCTCGCCAATCCACATGCAGATGAAGCTGAACATGCAGCCGGATCAGGTGATCGAGTATGCGGTCAGGGCGGTGAAACGCGCCCGCCAGTACACCGACAATGTCGAGTTCTCGCCGGAAGACGCCGGACGCTCGGAAGAAGACTTCTTGTGCCGGATTTTGGAAGCGGTTATCGACGCCGGCGCTACGACCTTGAACATCCCCGATACCGTTGGCTATAGCATGCCGCAACAGTTTGGCGCCACTATCGCCAATTTGATCAAACGTATACCCAACTCCGACAAAGCGATTTTCTCGGTGCATTGCCATAACGATTTAGGCCTCGCGGTCGCCAACTCCTTGTCGGCGGTGATGAACGGCGCACGGCAGGTGGAATGCACCATCAACGGCTTGGGCGAACGCGCCGGCAATGCTTCCCTGGAGGAAGTAGTGATGGCGATCCGCACTCGCCAGGACTTTTTCCTATGCGACACCCGCCTGGACACCCGCGAGATCGTCACCTGCTCGAAACTGGTGTCGTCGATCACAGGTTTTCCGGTGCAACCTAACAAGGCCATCGTCGGCGCCAACGCCTTCGCTCACGAATCCGGCATCCATCAGGACGGAGTGTTGAAGAACCGCGAGACTTACGAAATCATGCGCGCCGAGGACGTGGGCTGGACCACCAACCGCATGGTGCTGGGTAAGCACTCCGGCCGCAACGCCTTCAAGACTCGCATGGCGGAATTGGGGGTGGATTTTGCCGGCGAAGCCGAGTTGAACGATGCGTTTTTTCGCTTCAAACAATTGGCGGACAAAAAACACGAAATTTTCGACGAAGACTTGCAAGCCTTGATTTCCGAACAAGGTTTCGAAGCCGAGGACGAGCATATCAAGTTGGTGGCGTTGAAAGTCTGTTCCGAAACCGGTGAAGTGCCCAACGCCACGGTAACGATTCGCATCGACGGCAAGGAAATGACCGGCTGCGCCCAAGGCGGCGGCGCGGTGGATGCCAGCTTGAAAGCCATCGAAAGCCTGGTGAAAACCGGCGCTACCCTGGCCTTGTATTCGGTCAACAACATCACCAACGGCACCGATGCCCAGGGCGAAGTGACCGTGCGGCTGGAACATGCCGGCCGCATCGTCAACGGTTCCGGCGCCGATACCGATATCGTGATTGCCTCGGCCAAAGCCTATATCAATGCGGTCAACAAGCTGCAAAGCGGCGACCAACGACAGCATCCGCAGAAGGGCGATGTCTGA
- a CDS encoding HEAT repeat domain-containing protein — protein MAIQLNTLSLKFIVFVFALLLSGCTKSFNIKPVPPPNNVYTSVLTTETRSFGLSDARTGEAKPLNAGTLSVELPDMGDEMNYLGDNLARVLNAQGIQVAYDKGENSDLKLKVLNYRIRNLRTSGFSPYHTFTTFSADLIGSGAPQRITAYFKNSKVPVWAFREVERPCYQIPLEVVVKEIAAKLNAHVFKRAASNETVEKIVKSIMPGSADAASEQYLKVLELGYTNNPAAIEPLVRLTSHEETIMREAAISALGILGAKEKFPLLKTIYETKYNIDKSMALKSIGDLDTPQARDFIRQVKMSEAYKDDETIKEVADLYP, from the coding sequence ATGGCAATTCAGCTAAACACCCTAAGCCTAAAATTCATTGTTTTTGTGTTTGCTTTGCTGCTATCCGGGTGCACCAAGAGCTTTAATATTAAGCCTGTACCACCACCGAACAATGTTTATACCTCGGTGTTAACAACAGAAACACGTTCATTCGGATTGTCAGATGCACGTACCGGCGAAGCTAAACCCCTGAATGCGGGCACCTTGTCAGTCGAGCTACCCGACATGGGTGACGAAATGAACTATCTGGGCGACAATCTGGCTCGTGTTCTAAATGCACAGGGTATACAGGTTGCCTACGACAAAGGAGAGAACTCGGATCTCAAATTGAAAGTGTTGAACTACCGTATCCGAAATTTGCGCACCAGCGGATTTTCCCCTTATCACACCTTCACGACGTTTAGTGCGGATTTAATCGGTAGTGGTGCCCCGCAGCGTATTACCGCCTATTTCAAAAACAGCAAGGTGCCGGTTTGGGCATTTAGGGAAGTGGAGCGGCCTTGTTACCAAATTCCGCTTGAAGTGGTGGTGAAGGAAATCGCGGCTAAACTGAATGCACATGTCTTCAAACGGGCCGCCTCGAATGAAACTGTGGAAAAGATTGTTAAATCCATCATGCCAGGTTCAGCCGATGCGGCGAGTGAACAGTATCTAAAAGTTTTAGAGCTTGGCTATACCAATAACCCAGCAGCCATCGAACCGTTGGTTCGCCTGACCTCTCACGAGGAAACGATTATGCGCGAGGCGGCAATCTCCGCACTCGGCATTCTTGGCGCGAAAGAGAAATTCCCTTTACTAAAGACCATTTACGAAACAAAATACAACATCGACAAGTCCATGGCGCTGAAGTCAATCGGTGATCTTGATACACCACAGGCCCGCGACTTTATTCGTCAAGTGAAAATGTCCGAAGCCTATAAAGACGATGAAACGATAAAAGAGGTGGCCGATCTTTATCCTTAA
- a CDS encoding SGNH/GDSL hydrolase family protein — protein MQYGIKIIRIGLLTVSLACAPAVLAKASSYDRIVVFGSSLSDTGNAFTLINNATELGFGQCNLGVPLNKPPYDQMDKLQIEDEYYELLVPDGVYARGGHQLTNGKTWIEQFAFGQGLSGTVRPALLNSGLKASNYAVGGARARPVTDDTPANAVIRCRFNLSDQVNAYLTDYQIGVSTPISGDTLFVIEIGGNDVRDALNVLLETYDQQAAEYLIGQAINQIAETMQTLYAFGARHFVLVNVPNIAHTPTVSLLDQLFTPPPTPSEYTIAYNANLLSAGFNAALSQLQAQLAVLPDIKISTLNLYGLLEEIIADQVDNGSKLFGITNVTDVCITPNQPPFTCKKPDTYLFWDGIHPTKTVHGFMAQRAAEAMGEAY, from the coding sequence ATGCAATACGGTATAAAAATTATAAGAATTGGTCTGTTGACGGTATCTTTGGCATGCGCACCTGCGGTTTTGGCCAAGGCATCCAGCTACGATAGAATCGTAGTTTTCGGAAGCAGTTTAAGCGACACGGGCAATGCGTTTACCTTGATTAATAACGCAACCGAATTGGGCTTCGGTCAGTGCAATTTGGGTGTGCCGTTAAACAAGCCGCCTTACGACCAAATGGATAAATTGCAGATCGAAGACGAGTACTATGAGCTTTTAGTGCCGGATGGCGTTTATGCGCGTGGAGGACACCAGCTTACCAATGGTAAAACCTGGATAGAACAATTTGCGTTTGGACAAGGATTGTCAGGAACGGTAAGGCCAGCGTTATTGAATTCTGGCTTGAAAGCCAGCAATTATGCCGTTGGGGGTGCGCGCGCTCGGCCAGTGACGGACGATACGCCGGCTAATGCCGTTATCCGTTGTCGTTTTAATCTATCTGATCAAGTTAATGCCTACCTGACCGATTATCAAATCGGTGTCTCAACGCCAATTTCCGGCGACACCTTATTCGTCATAGAAATAGGCGGTAATGACGTGCGGGATGCATTGAATGTATTGCTGGAAACCTATGATCAGCAAGCGGCCGAATATCTGATCGGACAAGCGATTAACCAGATTGCGGAAACAATGCAAACGCTTTATGCCTTTGGCGCTCGGCACTTTGTTTTGGTAAATGTTCCCAACATCGCACATACACCAACGGTTAGCTTGCTCGATCAATTGTTCACGCCACCGCCAACTCCAAGCGAATATACCATTGCCTACAACGCCAATTTGTTATCGGCTGGCTTCAATGCTGCATTGTCACAATTGCAGGCGCAACTCGCGGTCTTACCAGATATTAAGATCAGCACTCTGAATCTGTACGGTCTACTAGAAGAGATAATCGCGGATCAAGTAGACAACGGCTCAAAACTGTTTGGGATTACTAATGTAACAGACGTCTGCATCACGCCGAATCAACCGCCGTTCACCTGCAAAAAACCCGATACCTATCTATTCTGGGATGGCATCCATCCCACCAAAACGGTACATGGTTTCATGGCGCAACGGGCTGCAGAGGCTATGGGAGAAGCTTACTAA
- the rimI gene encoding ribosomal protein S18-alanine N-acetyltransferase, with protein MWKLLHKLKDVFVYDADREFYAKVFPDSVDSKDLLRLRKMDHADLQQVLKIEALNYEFPWSEGVFKDCFRAMNYVNWVCEAADDAIVGYCIISVMAGEAHVMNISVSPDFQRQGAGRKMLNHLIEYARPRAEKLFLEVRPSNPGAIDLYRKTGFREIGIRKGYYPAKHGREDAIMFELDLVPML; from the coding sequence ATGTGGAAACTGCTACACAAGCTGAAAGATGTTTTTGTTTACGACGCCGATCGCGAATTCTATGCCAAGGTTTTTCCGGATTCGGTGGATAGCAAGGATTTGCTGCGGCTGCGCAAGATGGATCATGCCGATTTACAGCAGGTGTTGAAAATTGAAGCGCTGAACTATGAATTTCCTTGGTCGGAAGGCGTGTTTAAGGATTGTTTCCGGGCGATGAATTATGTCAATTGGGTCTGCGAGGCGGCTGATGATGCCATCGTCGGCTACTGCATCATCTCGGTGATGGCCGGCGAAGCGCATGTCATGAACATCAGTGTCAGCCCCGATTTTCAGCGCCAAGGCGCCGGCCGCAAGATGCTGAATCATTTGATCGAATATGCCCGGCCGCGGGCGGAAAAGCTGTTTTTGGAAGTGCGACCCAGCAACCCCGGCGCGATTGATCTGTACCGTAAGACCGGTTTCCGGGAAATCGGCATACGCAAGGGCTATTATCCGGCAAAGCATGGCCGCGAGGATGCGATAATGTTCGAGCTGGATTTGGTGCCGATGCTCTGA
- the ubiB gene encoding ubiquinone biosynthesis regulatory protein kinase UbiB: MRLIHINWVMMSHGLDEIVLKTHLFRPIRYLAFFSPTYWFNKPTESRGIRIRRTLEDLGPIYVKFGQTLSTRKDLLPEDIAEELVKLQDRVPPFSADIARSIIEQQLGRTIEEAFDDFEPQPLASASVAQVHTAKLKTGEKVIVKVLRPDIEDKIHSDVGLLYELARLAERFWSDARRLRAMEVVAEFEKTILDELDLLREAANASAIRNNFKKSESLYIPEIHWPLTRRKVMVMERIHGVPVGDIQALRDGNADFKKLAERGVEIFFTQVFRDNFFHADMHPGNIFVELPDKYLAVDFGIVGSLSDTDQRYLAENFLAFFNHDYRRVAQMHIESGWVPPTTRVEEFEAAIRSVCEPIFEKPLKDISFGLLLLRLFQTARRFDMVVQPQLVLLQKTLLNIEGLGRQLYPDLDLWQTAKPFLENWFKQRLGPAAKIKELLSKLPEITEQLPEIPALVFQALQSNAQMQQQIQQHNLEMNQLRKQLRHNNKRTLWAVLTGALMIAGAILLQSPLIGSLLG, from the coding sequence ATGCGCCTCATTCATATCAATTGGGTGATGATGTCTCACGGCCTGGATGAAATTGTCCTTAAAACCCATTTGTTTAGACCGATTCGCTATCTGGCGTTTTTTTCACCCACCTATTGGTTCAACAAGCCGACGGAGTCGCGCGGCATCAGAATACGCCGTACTCTGGAAGACTTGGGACCGATTTACGTTAAATTCGGGCAAACGCTGTCCACCCGCAAGGATTTGTTGCCCGAGGACATCGCCGAGGAACTGGTTAAACTGCAGGATAGGGTGCCGCCGTTTTCCGCCGATATTGCCCGTAGCATCATTGAGCAGCAATTGGGACGAACCATTGAGGAAGCTTTCGATGACTTCGAGCCGCAACCCTTGGCTTCCGCCTCCGTGGCGCAGGTGCATACCGCCAAATTGAAAACCGGCGAAAAAGTCATCGTCAAAGTGTTGCGGCCTGATATCGAAGATAAAATCCATTCCGATGTGGGCTTGCTCTATGAACTGGCGCGTCTGGCCGAGCGGTTCTGGAGCGATGCGCGGCGCCTAAGAGCGATGGAAGTGGTGGCCGAGTTCGAAAAAACCATCCTGGACGAGCTGGATTTGCTGCGCGAAGCCGCCAATGCCAGCGCGATCCGCAATAATTTCAAAAAATCCGAGTCGCTGTATATTCCGGAAATACACTGGCCGCTGACACGCCGCAAAGTGATGGTGATGGAACGCATCCATGGCGTGCCGGTCGGTGACATTCAGGCCTTGCGTGACGGCAATGCCGATTTCAAAAAACTGGCCGAACGCGGCGTGGAAATCTTTTTTACCCAGGTGTTCCGCGATAACTTTTTTCATGCCGATATGCATCCGGGCAATATTTTTGTCGAACTGCCGGACAAATATCTGGCGGTGGACTTCGGCATCGTCGGCAGTCTATCGGATACCGACCAACGCTATCTGGCGGAAAATTTTCTGGCCTTCTTCAACCACGATTACCGCCGCGTCGCGCAAATGCATATCGAATCCGGCTGGGTGCCGCCGACCACGCGGGTGGAAGAATTCGAGGCGGCGATACGCAGCGTCTGTGAGCCGATATTCGAGAAACCGTTGAAAGACATTTCCTTCGGTTTGCTGTTATTGAGACTGTTCCAGACCGCCCGCCGTTTCGATATGGTGGTGCAACCCCAGTTGGTGTTGTTGCAAAAGACTTTACTCAATATCGAGGGCTTGGGACGGCAGCTCTATCCCGACCTGGATTTATGGCAAACCGCCAAGCCGTTTCTGGAAAACTGGTTCAAACAACGCCTGGGACCGGCGGCGAAAATCAAGGAGTTGTTGAGCAAGCTGCCGGAAATCACCGAGCAACTGCCGGAAATTCCGGCGCTGGTGTTTCAGGCCTTGCAAAGCAATGCTCAGATGCAGCAACAAATACAGCAGCATAATTTGGAAATGAACCAACTGCGCAAACAATTACGCCACAACAACAAGCGCACGCTATGGGCGGTTTTAACCGGTGCGCTAATGATTGCCGGAGCGATATTGCTGCAATCACCGCTGATCGGCAGTTTACTCGGCTAA
- a CDS encoding type II toxin-antitoxin system RelE/ParE family toxin, with amino-acid sequence MTRRRFAMPCSFSSRKTARRYGFQGLLNLHSLALRFQGFAAIAEGYYYFRQGSHLIFYVLNPLGIDIIGIPHQSMDFAAYFDQ; translated from the coding sequence ATGACTCGACGCCGTTTCGCGATGCCTTGCAGTTTTTCTAGTCGAAAAACCGCCCGGCGCTACGGCTTCCAGGGACTACTCAACCTTCACTCGCTAGCGCTTCGTTTCCAAGGTTTCGCAGCGATTGCAGAAGGATATTACTATTTTAGACAAGGTTCTCATTTGATTTTTTATGTGCTCAATCCCTTGGGAATCGACATTATCGGGATACCGCATCAATCGATGGATTTTGCAGCTTATTTCGACCAATGA
- a CDS encoding uracil-DNA glycosylase produces the protein MDNATRLQYLEAMGIDVWVSRYPPIAVQAPQAVEGESHYDESSAAVDFQNIPNVVNPAADCHPIATEHLPPPTRPAHAALASEQVWTDLRSEVAACRACKLCETRTQTVFGVGSHQASWMLIGEAPGQNEDLQGEPFVGKAGQLLTEMLRAIGLKREEVFIANVLKCRPPNNRDPQAEEVAACHDFLQRQIELIKPKIIVAVGRIAAQNLLNTQQPLAKLRGSRHQLDNIPLVVVHHPAYLLRALTEKAKAWDDLQFALSVHQSLEN, from the coding sequence ATGGATAACGCGACGCGCTTGCAATATCTGGAGGCGATGGGTATAGATGTCTGGGTTTCCAGGTATCCGCCCATTGCCGTTCAAGCACCGCAAGCGGTGGAGGGCGAATCTCATTACGATGAGTCTTCGGCGGCGGTTGATTTTCAAAATATACCGAATGTAGTAAATCCAGCAGCGGATTGTCATCCAATCGCCACCGAGCACCTGCCGCCGCCAACCCGGCCCGCTCATGCTGCATTGGCCAGCGAGCAGGTTTGGACCGACCTGCGCAGCGAAGTCGCCGCCTGCCGTGCCTGTAAACTGTGCGAAACCCGCACTCAAACCGTGTTTGGAGTCGGTAGTCATCAGGCCAGTTGGATGCTGATCGGCGAAGCGCCTGGGCAAAACGAGGATTTGCAAGGGGAACCGTTCGTCGGCAAAGCCGGGCAGTTGTTGACCGAGATGCTGCGGGCGATAGGTTTGAAGCGCGAAGAAGTCTTTATCGCCAACGTGCTGAAATGCCGGCCGCCCAACAATAGAGACCCTCAGGCCGAGGAAGTGGCCGCTTGTCATGACTTTCTGCAACGCCAAATCGAGTTGATAAAACCCAAGATTATTGTTGCCGTCGGCCGGATTGCCGCGCAAAATTTACTCAACACGCAACAACCTCTGGCAAAATTACGCGGTAGTCGACACCAGTTGGATAATATCCCGCTGGTGGTGGTGCATCATCCGGCTTATTTGTTGCGCGCGCTGACCGAAAAAGCCAAAGCCTGGGACGACTTACAGTTTGCGTTGTCCGTTCATCAATCGCTGGAAAACTAA
- a CDS encoding Uma2 family endonuclease — translation MALERAHSYISEQEYLQGELIAELRHEYIDGQVFAMAGTSRNHSLLVSNCVQMVTNHLQASPCMTFSSEIKVKTEGCFFYPDVMVVCDDDQGNDYYTEKPTLIVEVLSKNTRRLDKTTKLAAYRALPSLLEYVLIEQDHVEIEVFRRAQNWFAEHYFLGDSISFESIGLSVGVVDLYHRVNNEDMRDYLQQLAQQAG, via the coding sequence ATGGCGCTTGAACGGGCTCATTCCTATATCAGCGAGCAAGAGTATCTACAAGGCGAGCTGATCGCCGAGCTTCGGCACGAATATATCGACGGCCAAGTGTTTGCGATGGCGGGGACGAGTCGTAACCATAGTTTGCTAGTGAGCAATTGCGTGCAAATGGTCACCAATCACCTGCAAGCCAGTCCATGTATGACTTTTTCCTCGGAAATCAAAGTCAAAACCGAAGGCTGCTTCTTTTATCCGGATGTGATGGTAGTGTGTGACGACGATCAAGGCAACGACTATTACACCGAAAAACCCACCCTGATTGTCGAAGTGTTGTCCAAAAACACCCGCCGCCTGGACAAAACCACCAAACTGGCGGCTTACAGAGCCTTGCCCAGCTTGCTGGAATATGTGTTGATCGAACAGGACCATGTCGAAATCGAAGTGTTCCGCCGTGCGCAAAACTGGTTTGCCGAGCATTATTTCCTCGGCGACAGCATTAGCTTCGAGTCTATAGGTTTGAGCGTCGGCGTGGTCGACCTTTACCACCGAGTCAATAATGAAGACATGCGCGACTATCTGCAACAACTCGCACAACAGGCAGGCTGA